The following are encoded in a window of Amycolatopsis lexingtonensis genomic DNA:
- a CDS encoding SpoIIE family protein phosphatase, which produces MVSRPAPASAALPPMTGEDGPPGFDAFGRAVLEDVRDAVFLQDAEGALRWANPAARTLTGGAEPRLHPVAETSGHVDVAGHRRPARIRALPGGWHAWTVPAEEVPQRHVGDFLAEAGPRLAGARGRHGTARVIAELAASALAETVFVLLPTTRGRWEWWSCERPAAQGHGRIRRVPAQVAPVLAATFGATGRPQIAPVPAPEVATLPSVVADRFAGHADVSVVSLGPNAGAGVTGALLLGRRADPEFGAEQTRAVAEFAKAAGTALANAQRYARQEEATRGLETTLRPIDPPELEGTRFETWYEPAGGVLAVGGDFYDVLPHEDGSAFLVLGDVCGKGPEAAALTGRVRHALTALAMVERDGRTLLRLLNELLIAGGSSRFATLVLGTARPVDGGVDLTLASGGHPAPLIVRRSGVVEEVTVPGTLVGISPQARFAEAGVRLERGDMCLLYTDGITEARNRHDQTELFGDDRLRAVLTAAAGEPAREVVRRLRQAVRDWLGSSAHDDIAVLAVECHA; this is translated from the coding sequence ATGGTGTCACGTCCGGCCCCGGCGTCGGCGGCCCTGCCGCCGATGACCGGTGAGGACGGGCCGCCGGGCTTCGACGCCTTCGGGCGGGCCGTCCTCGAAGACGTGCGCGACGCGGTGTTCCTCCAGGACGCCGAGGGGGCGCTGCGCTGGGCGAACCCGGCGGCGCGCACGCTGACCGGCGGCGCCGAGCCGCGGTTGCACCCGGTAGCGGAGACCTCGGGCCACGTCGATGTCGCGGGCCATCGCCGTCCTGCTCGCATCCGCGCGTTGCCCGGCGGCTGGCACGCTTGGACCGTCCCCGCGGAGGAGGTCCCGCAGCGGCACGTCGGCGACTTCCTGGCCGAAGCCGGGCCCCGGCTGGCCGGCGCGCGCGGGCGGCACGGGACCGCGCGGGTGATCGCCGAGCTGGCCGCGTCCGCACTGGCCGAGACCGTCTTCGTGCTGCTCCCGACCACCCGTGGCCGGTGGGAGTGGTGGAGCTGCGAGCGTCCGGCGGCGCAGGGACACGGCCGGATCCGGCGGGTCCCGGCCCAGGTCGCGCCGGTGCTGGCGGCGACCTTCGGCGCCACCGGCCGTCCCCAGATCGCGCCCGTGCCCGCGCCGGAGGTGGCGACGCTCCCGTCGGTCGTCGCCGACCGGTTCGCCGGCCACGCCGACGTCTCGGTCGTCTCGCTCGGGCCGAACGCGGGCGCCGGCGTCACCGGTGCCCTGCTGCTCGGCCGGCGCGCGGACCCCGAGTTCGGCGCCGAGCAGACGCGCGCGGTCGCCGAATTCGCCAAGGCGGCCGGGACGGCGCTGGCCAACGCCCAGCGCTACGCCCGCCAGGAAGAGGCCACCCGCGGCCTCGAGACGACCCTGCGCCCGATCGACCCGCCCGAGCTCGAGGGCACCCGGTTCGAGACCTGGTACGAGCCGGCCGGCGGGGTGCTGGCGGTCGGCGGCGACTTCTACGACGTCCTCCCGCACGAGGACGGCAGCGCGTTCCTGGTGCTCGGCGACGTCTGCGGCAAGGGCCCGGAGGCCGCGGCGCTGACCGGCCGCGTCCGGCACGCGCTGACCGCGCTGGCGATGGTCGAGCGCGACGGCCGCACCCTGCTGCGGCTGCTCAACGAGCTGCTCATCGCCGGCGGCAGCAGCCGCTTCGCCACCCTCGTGCTCGGCACGGCCCGGCCGGTGGACGGCGGCGTCGACCTGACGCTGGCTTCCGGCGGGCACCCGGCGCCGCTGATCGTGCGCCGGTCGGGCGTGGTCGAGGAGGTCACCGTCCCCGGCACGCTGGTCGGCATCTCGCCGCAGGCCCGCTTCGCCGAGGCGGGCGTGCGGCTCGAGCGCGGTGACATGTGCCTGCTCTACACCGACGGCATCACCGAGGCCCGCAACCGCCACGACCAGACGGAGCTCTTCGGCGACGACCGCCTGCGCGCGGTGCTCACGGCCGCGGCGGGCGAGCCGGCCCGCGAGGTGGTGCGGCGGCTGCGGCAGGCCGTCCGGGACTGGCTGGGGAGTTCCGCTCACGACGACATCGCCGTGCTCGCGGTGGAGTGTCACGCCTGA